One Phycisphaerae bacterium RAS2 DNA window includes the following coding sequences:
- the rlmN_3 gene encoding putative dual-specificity RNA methyltransferase RlmN: MQAHREHLLDFDLPGLTEQFKAAGEAAFRAKQVLEWVFERGATTFEQMTNLSKPLREKLATQYDLYASTITRRAASSDGTVKLLLGWPDGATTECVLIPVPVEGRYTACISSQVGCPVGCRFCASGLDGLQRNLTAGQIIEQALRVRAEAVAAGGERLTNVVFMGLGEPLANYENVLQAARAINAPWGLEVGARKITISTVGLPKQIRRLADEGLQLTLALSLHAPNESLRAELIPWAEKIRLQEITTACRHYFEKTGREITLEYILLHGVNDRPEHAAQLAAFCRQLRCNVNLIRYNPVEGLPYGRPTSESTAAFQRHLRERGVNAHVRTSRGLDIDAACGQLRRKEAAAGVQITVGEATPESR, translated from the coding sequence ATGCAAGCGCATCGCGAACACCTGCTGGACTTCGACCTGCCCGGGCTGACGGAGCAATTCAAAGCAGCCGGCGAGGCGGCATTTCGCGCGAAGCAGGTACTCGAATGGGTCTTCGAGCGCGGCGCGACGACTTTCGAGCAAATGACGAACCTGTCCAAGCCGTTGCGCGAGAAGCTCGCGACGCAATACGACCTTTACGCCTCCACGATCACACGCCGCGCCGCATCCAGCGACGGCACGGTCAAACTGCTGCTCGGCTGGCCCGACGGCGCGACGACCGAATGCGTGCTCATTCCCGTGCCGGTCGAAGGACGCTACACCGCCTGCATCAGTTCGCAGGTCGGCTGCCCGGTGGGCTGTCGCTTCTGCGCCAGCGGGTTGGACGGCTTGCAGCGCAACCTCACCGCCGGGCAGATCATCGAGCAAGCGTTGCGGGTGCGCGCCGAGGCCGTGGCGGCCGGCGGCGAGCGTTTGACAAATGTCGTGTTCATGGGCCTGGGCGAACCGTTGGCGAATTATGAAAACGTCCTGCAGGCGGCGCGGGCGATCAACGCGCCGTGGGGGCTGGAGGTCGGCGCGAGGAAGATCACCATCAGTACGGTCGGTCTGCCGAAGCAGATTCGCCGCCTTGCAGACGAGGGACTGCAACTGACGCTGGCCCTGTCGCTGCACGCGCCGAACGAATCGCTTCGAGCGGAGCTGATCCCCTGGGCGGAGAAGATCCGCCTCCAGGAGATCACGACTGCATGCCGGCACTACTTCGAAAAGACCGGGCGCGAAATTACGCTGGAGTACATCCTGCTGCACGGTGTCAACGACCGGCCCGAGCACGCGGCACAGCTCGCCGCCTTCTGTCGCCAGCTTCGCTGCAACGTCAACCTGATCCGCTACAATCCGGTCGAGGGCCTGCCCTATGGCCGGCCGACGAGTGAGTCCACGGCCGCCTTTCAGCGACACCTTCGCGAGCGCGGCGTGAATGCGCACGTGCGAACATCGCGCGGGCTGGACATCGACGCGGCCTGCGGGCAACTGCGGCGCAAGGAGGCGGCGGCCGGCGTGCAGATAACGGTCGGCGAGGCAACCCCTGAATCGCGATGA
- the pflA gene encoding Pyruvate formate-lyase 1-activating enzyme has protein sequence MSAMTSLKQVLHHNTAAADPALVRGEGDAIRCLACGHRCSVRDGRSGVCRARFNAGGVLRVPYGYVAGLQIDPIEKKPFYHAFPGRDALSFGMLGCDLHCSYCQNWITSQALRDDQAVSLPRFTDPARLAELAVEHGAPVVVSTYNEPLITAEWAVEVFRAAKERGLTCGFVSNGNGTPEVLKFLRPYVDLYKVDLKGFDDRRYRDLGGVLGNVLATIEQLVEMRYWVEVVTLVVPGFNDGDDELEGIARFLAGVSRDIPWHVTAFHPDYKMSDTPRTPKQTLLRAYEIGKAAGLRFVYPGNLHGMVGDLESTHCPACDAVVIRREGFFVRENRMREPGKCPQCAAAVAGVWDAAMPVRSVGTGIPLPVIGPLHQ, from the coding sequence ATGTCGGCCATGACATCGCTCAAGCAAGTGCTCCACCACAACACCGCCGCGGCGGACCCGGCGCTGGTGCGGGGCGAGGGCGACGCCATCCGCTGTCTTGCCTGCGGCCATCGGTGCAGCGTTCGCGACGGGCGTAGCGGCGTGTGTCGCGCGCGATTCAACGCCGGCGGCGTGCTGCGCGTCCCGTACGGTTACGTCGCGGGCTTGCAGATTGATCCGATAGAGAAGAAACCGTTCTACCACGCCTTCCCCGGTCGCGATGCACTATCGTTCGGCATGCTCGGCTGCGATCTGCACTGCTCATACTGCCAGAATTGGATCACGTCGCAGGCGCTGCGCGACGATCAGGCCGTCAGCCTGCCGCGCTTCACCGATCCTGCGCGCCTGGCGGAGCTTGCCGTCGAGCACGGCGCGCCGGTCGTCGTCTCCACGTACAACGAGCCGCTCATTACGGCCGAGTGGGCGGTTGAAGTGTTTCGAGCCGCGAAGGAGCGCGGCCTGACGTGCGGGTTCGTCTCCAACGGCAACGGTACACCGGAGGTGCTGAAGTTCCTGCGGCCGTACGTGGATTTGTACAAGGTCGATCTCAAGGGCTTTGACGACCGGCGCTATCGGGATCTGGGCGGCGTGCTTGGCAACGTGCTGGCAACGATTGAGCAACTTGTCGAGATGCGATACTGGGTCGAAGTGGTGACGCTGGTCGTCCCGGGATTCAACGATGGCGACGACGAGCTGGAGGGCATCGCGAGGTTTCTCGCGGGCGTCTCGCGCGATATCCCCTGGCACGTCACCGCGTTTCATCCCGATTACAAAATGTCCGACACGCCGCGCACGCCGAAACAGACGCTTCTGCGGGCGTACGAGATCGGCAAGGCGGCCGGTTTGCGCTTCGTCTATCCCGGCAATCTGCACGGGATGGTCGGCGATCTGGAATCGACCCATTGCCCGGCGTGCGACGCGGTCGTGATTCGTCGCGAGGGATTCTTTGTCCGGGAGAATCGCATGCGCGAACCGGGCAAGTGCCCGCAGTGTGCGGCCGCCGTTGCCGGCGTGTGGGACGCGGCCATGCCGGTGCGCTCGGTCGGGACGGGTATTCCGCTGCCGGTGATCGGGCCGCTCCATCAATAG
- the pyrH gene encoding Uridylate kinase, translating to MGGKKAGGIRRALLKISGEGIGTPGGFGIDGAALRRIAEEVITVTKTGVQVAIVVGGGNFLRGETTASALRIQEATAHYMGMLATVINALALQDTLEDLGQPTRVQSSIAIHSACESYIRRRCIRHLEKGRVVIIAAGTGRPYVTTDTAAALAAVEINADVLFKATKVDGVYTADPKKDKRAKFMPTLSYNQVIDQRLRVMDVSAVDLCQRHGVPIRVFNLMTPGNMKKAVSSSKIGTLISE from the coding sequence ATGGGCGGAAAAAAGGCCGGCGGCATTCGTCGTGCGTTGCTGAAAATCTCCGGCGAGGGAATCGGCACGCCCGGCGGCTTCGGCATCGACGGGGCCGCGCTTCGTCGCATCGCGGAAGAAGTCATCACCGTGACGAAGACCGGCGTGCAGGTCGCCATCGTCGTCGGCGGCGGGAACTTTCTCCGAGGCGAGACGACCGCTTCGGCCCTGCGCATCCAGGAGGCCACCGCGCATTACATGGGCATGCTCGCGACGGTCATCAACGCCCTCGCCTTGCAGGACACGCTCGAAGACCTCGGCCAGCCGACGCGCGTGCAGTCCTCCATCGCCATTCACAGCGCCTGCGAAAGCTACATCCGCCGACGATGCATCCGGCATCTCGAAAAGGGCCGCGTGGTCATCATCGCCGCCGGCACCGGCCGCCCCTATGTGACCACCGACACGGCCGCGGCCCTGGCGGCGGTCGAGATTAATGCCGACGTGCTGTTCAAGGCGACGAAGGTGGACGGCGTGTACACCGCCGATCCGAAGAAGGACAAGCGCGCGAAGTTCATGCCGACCTTGAGCTACAATCAGGTGATCGACCAGCGGCTGCGCGTGATGGACGTGTCGGCGGTCGATCTTTGCCAGCGCCATGGCGTGCCGATCCGCGTGTTCAATTTGATGACACCGGGGAACATGAAGAAGGCGGTCTCCAGCAGCAAGATCGGCACGCTGATTTCAGAATGA
- the rfaC gene encoding Lipopolysaccharide heptosyltransferase 1: MSELAQREFHRILMIKPSSPGDILHALPVLHALRRRYPSAHIAWLVASTFVDIIAADPALNEVIPFDRKRFGRLGRSLSVTADFLSFVRQLRRERFDLVVDLQGLFRSGFLAMASGASVRIGFADARELAPAFYSHRIPRAANRDVHAVDKNLGVARLLNLDAAHPDVRITLTAEDRTAAAQLLATVGVVEGERFVALVPGTRWETKCWPAERFGELAEKLSVQCGVKAVLVGGKDDEPLAATAIRAAHDRAASLCGRTTLRQAAAVIERAAIVVTADSTPMHMAAALGRPLVALFGPTNPARTGPYGRSDDVLRLPLNCSPCYFRKLSQCPYGLRCMKDLSVEAVFNATVARLNPR, from the coding sequence ATGAGCGAACTCGCGCAGCGCGAATTCCATCGCATCCTGATGATCAAGCCCAGCTCGCCGGGCGACATCCTGCATGCGCTGCCGGTGCTTCACGCGCTGCGGCGGCGCTACCCCTCGGCGCACATCGCGTGGCTCGTGGCAAGCACTTTTGTCGATATCATCGCCGCTGACCCGGCATTGAACGAAGTCATACCGTTTGATCGAAAGCGCTTCGGGCGGCTGGGGCGGAGCCTGTCCGTCACGGCCGATTTCCTGTCCTTTGTGCGGCAGTTACGCCGCGAGCGATTCGATCTCGTCGTGGATCTACAGGGGCTTTTCCGCAGCGGCTTTCTGGCGATGGCGTCGGGCGCGTCGGTGCGGATCGGGTTCGCCGACGCACGGGAGCTGGCCCCGGCGTTCTATTCCCATCGCATTCCGCGCGCCGCGAACCGCGATGTTCACGCGGTCGACAAAAACCTCGGCGTCGCCCGGTTGCTGAATCTCGACGCCGCGCACCCCGATGTGCGCATAACGCTGACGGCTGAAGACCGCACGGCGGCGGCGCAGTTGCTCGCAACCGTTGGCGTCGTCGAGGGCGAACGTTTCGTGGCGCTCGTGCCGGGCACGCGATGGGAGACGAAATGCTGGCCCGCGGAACGGTTCGGCGAACTCGCGGAGAAGCTGTCCGTTCAGTGCGGCGTCAAAGCGGTGCTGGTCGGCGGAAAAGATGACGAGCCGCTCGCGGCGACTGCGATTCGCGCGGCGCACGATCGCGCGGCGAGCCTCTGCGGCCGGACAACGCTTCGCCAGGCCGCGGCGGTCATCGAGCGCGCGGCGATCGTCGTGACGGCCGACTCCACGCCGATGCACATGGCGGCGGCGCTGGGCCGGCCGCTCGTGGCGTTGTTCGGGCCGACCAATCCGGCGCGGACCGGGCCCTACGGACGGTCGGACGACGTGCTGCGATTGCCGTTGAACTGTTCCCCCTGCTATTTTCGCAAACTGTCGCAATGCCCCTACGGCCTGCGATGCATGAAAGACCTGTCGGTCGAAGCCGTCTTCAACGCGACGGTCGCTCGCCTGAACCCGCGGTAA
- a CDS encoding Glycosyl transferase, producing MNDDAPPPRIFISAAEQSADEHAAAFITAFRRRRPDATFVGLAGPAMQAAGCRALADMTTRSAMAHAAVSRVPEALRMLSMFKKHFAREPHDAAVMIDSPALNLPIAKIARKAGVPVLYYIAPQSWAWGWRRWRNKRIRARTTRVACIWPFEEPYFHEWGIDAKYVGHPSFDRLLATPADPARVAEFRHDAQPVIAILPGSREHVVREVFPGQLEVARAIAARFRRARFIVTAANGQVNALIQDINAHSRRTVGLTVVAGAADRAAAIAAADLALVASGTVTLEVAFRRTPMIVMYNTNRLLYNLIGRWFITTKHLSIPNILAGEEIVPEFMPYYVNTAAISARALEMLCAPGRLDAMRERLRQVIEPIVRPGAADNAAAVLEEMLTAGSGERPSR from the coding sequence ATGAACGACGATGCCCCTCCACCCAGAATCTTCATCAGCGCAGCCGAACAGAGCGCCGACGAGCACGCCGCCGCGTTCATCACCGCGTTTCGACGCCGCCGACCCGATGCGACTTTTGTCGGGCTTGCCGGTCCGGCGATGCAGGCCGCAGGGTGTCGGGCATTGGCCGACATGACCACGCGCTCGGCGATGGCCCATGCCGCTGTGTCGCGCGTCCCCGAAGCGCTGCGCATGCTTTCGATGTTTAAGAAGCATTTCGCGCGCGAGCCGCACGACGCAGCCGTGATGATCGACTCGCCCGCGCTGAACCTGCCCATCGCGAAGATCGCGCGCAAGGCCGGCGTACCGGTGTTGTACTACATCGCGCCGCAAAGCTGGGCCTGGGGATGGCGGCGCTGGCGCAACAAGCGCATCCGCGCGCGAACGACGCGCGTCGCCTGCATCTGGCCGTTCGAGGAACCGTACTTTCACGAATGGGGCATCGACGCGAAATACGTCGGCCATCCGTCGTTTGACCGGTTGCTGGCAACACCGGCCGATCCGGCACGCGTGGCGGAATTTCGTCACGACGCGCAACCGGTGATTGCGATCCTCCCCGGTTCGCGCGAGCACGTCGTGCGCGAGGTCTTCCCCGGCCAGCTTGAAGTCGCTCGCGCCATCGCCGCGCGGTTTCGCCGGGCGCGGTTCATCGTCACCGCCGCCAACGGACAGGTGAACGCGCTGATCCAGGACATCAACGCGCACAGCCGTCGAACCGTGGGGCTGACCGTCGTGGCGGGGGCGGCCGATCGCGCCGCAGCCATCGCTGCAGCCGACCTGGCCCTGGTGGCGTCGGGCACGGTGACGCTGGAGGTCGCGTTTCGTCGCACGCCGATGATCGTGATGTACAACACCAATCGCTTGCTCTACAACCTGATTGGCCGGTGGTTCATCACCACGAAGCACCTGTCGATTCCAAACATCCTCGCGGGTGAGGAGATCGTGCCGGAGTTCATGCCGTACTACGTGAACACCGCGGCGATCTCGGCGAGGGCCTTGGAAATGCTCTGCGCGCCCGGACGGCTCGATGCCATGCGCGAGCGTCTGCGGCAGGTGATTGAGCCGATCGTGCGACCCGGCGCGGCCGACAACGCCGCCGCCGTGCTGGAAGAAATGCTTACCGCGGGTTCAGGCGAGCGACCGTCGCGTTGA
- the moeZ_2 gene encoding putative adenylyltransferase/sulfurtransferase MoeZ, whose translation MKHAPGFLKLVSDAKKSVRETDVPTIKARMDRGEKFVLVDVREDNEWAAGHLPGAVHLARGIIERDIETKYPDPTAELVLYCGGGFRSALVAESLQKMGYRNVISMDGGFRAWNEAGHSVVTD comes from the coding sequence ATGAAACATGCCCCCGGTTTTCTCAAACTCGTCAGCGACGCGAAGAAGAGCGTGCGCGAGACGGACGTCCCGACGATCAAGGCGCGAATGGATCGCGGCGAGAAATTCGTGCTGGTCGATGTGCGCGAAGACAACGAATGGGCCGCCGGCCATCTGCCCGGCGCGGTGCACCTGGCCCGCGGGATCATCGAGCGCGACATCGAGACGAAGTATCCCGATCCGACGGCCGAACTGGTGCTCTATTGCGGCGGCGGCTTTCGCTCGGCGCTGGTCGCCGAGAGTTTGCAGAAGATGGGCTATCGCAACGTCATCTCGATGGACGGCGGCTTCCGCGCGTGGAACGAAGCAGGCCATTCGGTTGTCACGGATTGA
- the tsf gene encoding Elongation factor Ts: MPEISAKQVQTLRSKTDLAMMDCKNALVEAGGDEAKALEILRKKFADKMSVRADKEAANGRIGIFANEKGAALCEVRCETDFVATNDTFRELANQIAQAALDSGLTDGEKIKAAKAADGRAVNDHLVDAFGKLKENMNVQRAKLVSGIGAAYVHHNGKVGAAIGCDGAPGEAGRHICMHIASTQLITGLSREDVPSAEVETARAKFKEEVKGKPEQIIDKIVSGKMDRWFGERVLVEQPFVMDDKKTVGAYAKEHGFTIKSFTKMEVGAMN; this comes from the coding sequence ATGCCGGAGATCAGTGCGAAACAGGTTCAGACCCTTCGATCCAAGACCGACCTTGCGATGATGGACTGCAAGAACGCTCTCGTCGAAGCAGGCGGCGACGAGGCGAAGGCGCTGGAGATTCTGCGCAAGAAGTTCGCCGACAAAATGAGCGTTCGCGCCGACAAGGAGGCCGCGAACGGCCGCATCGGCATCTTCGCGAATGAGAAGGGCGCCGCCCTGTGCGAAGTGCGCTGTGAGACGGACTTCGTCGCGACGAACGATACCTTCCGCGAGCTGGCCAACCAGATCGCCCAGGCCGCGCTGGACAGCGGTCTCACCGATGGCGAGAAGATCAAAGCCGCCAAGGCCGCTGATGGCCGCGCAGTGAACGATCACCTGGTCGATGCCTTCGGCAAGCTGAAGGAGAACATGAACGTGCAGCGCGCCAAGCTGGTGTCCGGCATCGGCGCGGCCTACGTGCATCACAACGGCAAGGTCGGCGCGGCCATCGGTTGCGACGGCGCGCCGGGCGAGGCCGGTCGGCACATCTGCATGCACATCGCATCGACGCAGTTGATCACCGGCCTGTCGCGCGAGGATGTGCCGTCGGCCGAGGTTGAAACCGCCCGGGCCAAGTTCAAGGAAGAGGTCAAGGGCAAGCCGGAGCAGATCATCGACAAGATCGTGAGCGGCAAGATGGACCGCTGGTTCGGCGAGCGCGTGCTGGTCGAGCAGCCGTTCGTGATGGACGACAAGAAGACGGTCGGGGCCTATGCGAAGGAGCACGGGTTCACGATCAAATCGTTCACGAAGATGGAAGTCGGGGCGATGAACTGA
- the fbp gene encoding Fructose-1,6-bisphosphatase class 1, giving the protein MSMPPSDTIRPARKRDNNHLVTIQEHILCQQRHHQTATGGFSWLLSGITLAARIISANVRRAGILDVLGEAGGSNVSGEQQQKLDVLANKSIQLCLEYRGNVGIIASEELDEPTVLTNAGSAGKYVVVFDPLDGSSNIDVNVSVGTIFSILERDPDGFNANDPAADVLQPGMRQLAAGYIVYGSSTVLVYTTGEGVHFFTLDPSVGAFVLSNENVRMPEKGKIYSVNEGNYNSFPEGVKRYLQWCKTEEAGPFTSRYIGSLVADFHRTLLRGGIFLYPPTAKAPTGKLRLLYEANPIAFIAEQAGGVATDGTGRILEKNPTSLHQRTPLFVGSKWEMDRLQKCLDEFPD; this is encoded by the coding sequence ATGAGCATGCCGCCGTCCGACACGATCCGACCCGCACGCAAGCGCGACAACAATCATCTTGTCACGATTCAGGAACACATCCTCTGCCAGCAGCGACATCATCAGACCGCCACCGGCGGATTCTCTTGGCTGCTCTCCGGAATCACGCTGGCGGCTCGAATTATCTCCGCGAACGTCCGCCGCGCGGGAATTCTCGACGTGCTGGGTGAGGCCGGCGGCTCCAATGTGAGCGGCGAACAACAGCAGAAGCTCGATGTCCTTGCCAATAAGAGCATTCAATTGTGCCTCGAGTATCGCGGCAACGTCGGCATCATTGCCTCGGAAGAGCTTGACGAGCCGACCGTGCTGACCAACGCGGGATCGGCCGGGAAATACGTCGTCGTGTTCGATCCGCTGGATGGCTCGAGCAACATCGATGTGAACGTATCCGTCGGGACGATCTTCTCCATCCTCGAGCGCGATCCGGACGGCTTCAACGCGAACGACCCGGCGGCGGATGTCTTGCAGCCCGGCATGCGCCAGTTGGCGGCAGGCTACATCGTCTATGGTTCCAGCACGGTTCTGGTCTACACCACCGGCGAAGGTGTGCACTTCTTCACGCTCGATCCGTCGGTCGGTGCGTTCGTGCTGTCCAACGAAAACGTGCGCATGCCGGAGAAGGGAAAGATCTACTCGGTGAACGAAGGAAATTACAACTCCTTCCCCGAGGGCGTGAAGCGCTACCTCCAATGGTGCAAGACCGAGGAAGCCGGGCCGTTCACCAGTCGCTACATCGGCTCGCTCGTGGCGGATTTTCATCGCACGCTGCTGCGCGGCGGCATTTTCCTCTATCCGCCGACCGCCAAGGCGCCGACCGGCAAGCTGCGCCTGCTTTACGAGGCCAATCCCATTGCATTCATCGCCGAACAGGCCGGCGGCGTCGCGACCGACGGCACGGGGCGAATCCTCGAGAAGAATCCGACCAGCCTTCACCAGCGCACGCCGCTGTTCGTCGGCAGCAAATGGGAAATGGACCGATTGCAGAAGTGCCTCGACGAGTTTCCCGACTGA
- the mnmA gene encoding tRNA-specific 2-thiouridylase MnmA, with translation MSGGVDSSVAACLLHEQGHDVVGVFMRLGSHDHPSQGSDSAHDAAAAPAANPVDACAKDACAVDRSDEARGAAPRTVPLPVQSAAPRGDRHRGCCSAEDATDARVVAGSLGIPFYALNFEKDFSKLIDRFADEYAVGRTPNPCVLCNSWLKFGKLRNYADAVGAEYIATGHYARLDWREDGAGMARPILRTARHTEKDQSYFLFGVSPRMLRRTLFPLGDLTKEQVRAHARRLGLAVHDKAESQDICFVPDRDYAAVVRARRPEAFVPGEIRHVDGRVLGRHDGLPQFTVGQRRGVRVAEGAPIYVTGLDTSTGTLTVGPREAALTIALRASGVHWLTDRPTGPIRAHVRVRYNHAAAPATITPSAARESTDAVTVRFDEPQWAVAPGQAAVFYGGDVVLGGGWIDSPLS, from the coding sequence ATGAGCGGCGGCGTTGATTCCAGCGTCGCGGCCTGCCTGCTCCACGAGCAGGGCCATGACGTGGTTGGCGTCTTCATGCGCCTCGGCTCGCACGATCATCCTTCGCAGGGCAGCGATTCGGCGCACGACGCTGCCGCGGCGCCGGCCGCGAACCCCGTTGATGCATGTGCGAAGGACGCATGTGCCGTTGACCGGTCCGATGAGGCCCGCGGCGCAGCACCGCGCACGGTACCCCTGCCGGTGCAATCGGCTGCGCCGCGCGGTGATCGCCATCGCGGTTGTTGCTCGGCCGAGGACGCGACCGATGCCCGCGTCGTCGCCGGAAGTCTGGGCATTCCGTTCTACGCGCTCAACTTTGAGAAAGACTTCTCAAAGCTCATCGACCGCTTCGCGGACGAGTACGCCGTCGGGCGCACGCCCAATCCCTGCGTCCTTTGCAACTCGTGGCTCAAGTTCGGCAAGCTGCGAAACTACGCCGACGCCGTCGGCGCGGAATACATCGCCACCGGCCACTACGCCCGGCTCGACTGGCGCGAAGACGGCGCGGGCATGGCGAGGCCGATTCTGCGCACCGCGAGGCACACCGAGAAGGATCAATCGTATTTCTTGTTCGGCGTCTCGCCGAGGATGCTTCGGCGCACGTTGTTCCCGCTGGGCGATTTGACGAAGGAGCAGGTCCGGGCGCACGCGCGTCGGCTGGGGTTGGCTGTGCATGACAAGGCCGAATCGCAGGACATTTGCTTCGTGCCCGATCGGGACTACGCAGCAGTGGTTCGCGCGCGGCGGCCCGAGGCATTCGTGCCGGGCGAGATTCGCCATGTCGACGGGCGCGTGCTCGGCCGGCATGACGGCCTGCCGCAGTTCACCGTCGGCCAGCGGCGCGGCGTGCGTGTTGCCGAGGGCGCGCCGATTTATGTCACTGGATTGGACACATCGACTGGCACGCTGACCGTCGGCCCGCGCGAGGCGGCGCTCACAATCGCTCTGCGCGCAAGCGGCGTACACTGGCTCACCGACCGGCCGACCGGCCCGATCCGCGCGCACGTGCGCGTGCGATACAACCACGCGGCCGCGCCGGCGACGATCACGCCGAGCGCCGCGCGGGAAAGCACCGATGCCGTTACGGTGCGCTTCGATGAGCCGCAGTGGGCTGTCGCGCCGGGTCAGGCGGCGGTGTTCTACGGCGGCGACGTGGTCCTCGGCGGCGGCTGGATCGATTCGCCGTTGTCGTAG
- the prmC gene encoding Release factor glutamine methyltransferase: MTQTRPADTTDWTIGKLLDWTRAHFESRGVEEPRLCAEILLAKALACRRIDLYAQYERRPDDAQRTAFREMVKAAADHRPIAYLVGRKEFYSLEFDVTPDVLIPRPETEIIVEKALAHAATRTGERVTVRDVGTGSGCIAVTIAKREPRAHAVATDISEPALAVARGNAAKHGVTDRVTCAVADLLERNGGDPGEAFDIITANLPYVATADAPTLPKMVRDYEPATALFAGADGLDLFRRMAPQVAPRLRPGGLLLLEIGKGQAEAVTQLFVDAGLELTGAYADLRGIVRTLGFTLSA, from the coding sequence ATGACGCAGACCCGCCCCGCGGACACCACCGACTGGACGATCGGAAAGTTGCTCGATTGGACGCGCGCCCATTTCGAGTCGCGCGGCGTTGAAGAGCCGCGTCTCTGTGCCGAGATTCTTCTCGCCAAGGCGCTCGCTTGCCGGCGGATCGATCTTTATGCGCAATATGAGCGCCGGCCGGATGACGCGCAGCGCACCGCGTTTCGCGAGATGGTCAAAGCGGCTGCCGACCATCGACCCATCGCCTACCTCGTCGGGAGGAAAGAGTTCTACTCGCTCGAGTTCGACGTAACGCCCGATGTCCTGATCCCGCGGCCGGAAACGGAGATCATCGTCGAGAAAGCGCTGGCGCATGCAGCAACGCGCACCGGCGAGCGCGTGACCGTGCGGGATGTGGGCACCGGCTCGGGCTGCATCGCGGTGACCATCGCAAAACGCGAACCGAGGGCGCACGCCGTCGCGACGGACATCAGTGAGCCGGCGCTGGCGGTGGCGCGGGGCAACGCGGCCAAGCACGGAGTCACCGATCGCGTAACGTGCGCCGTGGCCGATTTGCTGGAGCGAAACGGCGGCGATCCCGGCGAAGCGTTCGACATCATCACGGCGAACCTGCCCTATGTGGCAACGGCCGATGCCCCGACGCTGCCGAAGATGGTGCGCGACTATGAGCCTGCGACGGCGCTGTTTGCCGGCGCGGACGGTCTGGACTTGTTTCGCCGAATGGCACCGCAAGTCGCGCCGCGGCTGCGCCCGGGCGGTTTGCTGTTGCTGGAGATTGGAAAAGGCCAGGCCGAAGCGGTGACGCAGTTGTTCGTCGACGCCGGGCTGGAGCTGACCGGTGCGTACGCGGATCTTCGCGGGATTGTGCGGACGCTGGGCTTTACACTATCGGCATGA
- the rpsB gene encoding 30S ribosomal protein S2, producing the protein MSSELVRELIASGVHFGHRVSRWNPKMGSYIFGKRNGIHIIDIRETIKGLLRSKKFLGAMVAQGSDVLLVGTKRQARETVAKQAQRVGMHYVNERWLGGTLTNFKTIRSRLARLEELESYETTGRIAALTKKERAMVDRERKKITRNLDGIRRMTRLPGVLVVLDVRREYIALKEARKLGIPTICLVDTDSDPDSADIVIPGNDDAMRAIDIIVTQLADAIEEGKRSRPAPGEGGGDSAGGPGAARPRRSKRMSTSEIAAMESGGGSPSDDAGEAGAVAGAGSQAAQ; encoded by the coding sequence TTGTCATCGGAGTTGGTCCGCGAGTTGATTGCATCGGGCGTTCATTTTGGCCACCGCGTGAGCCGGTGGAACCCCAAGATGGGCTCGTACATCTTCGGCAAGCGGAATGGGATTCACATCATCGACATTCGCGAGACCATCAAAGGTCTGCTTCGATCGAAGAAGTTTCTCGGCGCGATGGTCGCCCAGGGCAGCGACGTGCTGCTGGTGGGCACCAAGCGACAGGCTCGGGAAACCGTGGCAAAGCAGGCACAGCGCGTAGGCATGCACTACGTCAACGAACGATGGCTCGGCGGTACGCTCACGAACTTCAAAACCATTCGCTCCCGTCTGGCGCGTCTCGAAGAGCTGGAAAGCTACGAGACGACCGGTCGCATCGCTGCGCTCACCAAGAAGGAACGCGCGATGGTCGACCGTGAACGCAAGAAGATCACCCGCAACCTCGACGGCATCCGACGCATGACGCGGCTGCCCGGCGTGCTGGTGGTGCTGGACGTGCGGCGCGAGTACATCGCACTCAAAGAGGCCCGCAAGCTGGGCATCCCCACGATCTGCCTGGTCGATACCGACAGCGATCCGGATTCGGCAGACATCGTGATCCCCGGCAACGACGACGCCATGCGCGCGATCGACATCATCGTGACGCAATTGGCCGACGCCATTGAAGAGGGCAAGCGCAGTCGACCGGCCCCCGGCGAGGGTGGCGGGGATTCGGCCGGCGGCCCGGGCGCGGCGCGTCCGCGGCGGTCCAAGCGCATGTCGACCTCGGAAATCGCGGCCATGGAATCGGGCGGCGGTTCGCCTTCGGATGACGCCGGTGAAGCCGGTGCAGTCGCCGGCGCCGGGTCGCAGGCGGCGCAGTAA